Proteins encoded by one window of Natronomonas salsuginis:
- a CDS encoding acyl-CoA dehydrogenase family protein yields MNRDYALTEEHEELREEVRSFAEAEIKPEIERYRESGAFPHNVLDRVAEAGYRGYPYPERYGGEGEELDARAMAIIQEELSRVWKYPAGVLNVSWALVGNPIYEEGTERQREEWLGGLLTGELLGALSMTEPEAGSDVTRATTTAERDGDEWVINGHKHWTSYGEVADLIVVLAKTGDGGHDLSLFGVPMETPGERDGVEFVRNIRSMAGDYGVESEIKYHDLRVPEGNLIGEVDEGFKYAMAALDLGRIGTAAQGVGLAQGAYEAAREYADSREQFDRPIRTFQGVGFKIADMCMDVDAARLLTLQAAGTMDRGERKQASFEAAKAKTYATDVAMDVTTEAVQVHGGVGYSTDYPVERFMREAKGTQIYEGTNEINRQVILNQLYG; encoded by the coding sequence ATGAACCGTGACTACGCGTTGACAGAGGAACACGAGGAGCTGCGCGAGGAGGTTCGATCGTTCGCCGAAGCCGAGATCAAACCCGAGATCGAACGGTATCGCGAGTCCGGGGCGTTCCCCCACAACGTGTTGGATCGCGTCGCCGAGGCCGGCTACCGCGGCTACCCCTATCCGGAGCGCTACGGCGGCGAGGGCGAGGAACTCGACGCCCGCGCGATGGCCATCATCCAGGAGGAACTATCGCGCGTCTGGAAGTACCCGGCCGGCGTGTTGAACGTCTCGTGGGCGCTCGTCGGCAATCCCATCTACGAAGAGGGCACGGAGCGACAGCGCGAGGAGTGGCTCGGCGGGCTGTTGACCGGCGAACTGCTCGGCGCACTCTCGATGACCGAGCCCGAGGCCGGAAGCGACGTCACCCGCGCGACGACGACGGCCGAGCGCGACGGTGACGAGTGGGTGATAAACGGGCACAAACACTGGACGTCCTACGGCGAAGTCGCAGATCTCATCGTCGTCCTCGCGAAGACCGGCGACGGCGGCCACGACCTCAGCCTGTTCGGCGTTCCGATGGAGACGCCAGGCGAGCGCGACGGCGTCGAGTTCGTCCGCAACATTCGGAGTATGGCCGGCGACTACGGGGTCGAGAGCGAGATCAAGTACCACGATCTCCGCGTGCCCGAGGGGAACCTGATCGGCGAGGTCGACGAAGGGTTCAAGTACGCGATGGCGGCGCTAGATCTCGGGCGGATCGGGACCGCAGCGCAGGGCGTCGGGCTGGCGCAAGGGGCCTACGAGGCGGCCCGCGAGTACGCCGACTCGCGCGAGCAGTTCGACCGCCCCATTCGGACCTTCCAGGGCGTCGGCTTTAAGATCGCTGACATGTGTATGGACGTCGATGCGGCGCGGCTGTTGACGTTGCAGGCCGCGGGGACGATGGATCGCGGCGAGCGGAAACAGGCAAGTTTCGAAGCGGCCAAGGCGAAGACCTACGCTACCGACGTGGCGATGGACGTGACGACGGAGGCGGTACAGGTACACGGCGGCGTCGGCTACTCGACTGACTACCCCGTCGAGCGCTTCATGCGCGAGGCCAAGGGAACCCAAATATACGAGGGGACAAACGAGATCAACCGACAGGTCATCCTGAATCAACTGTACGGATGA